One segment of Humidesulfovibrio mexicanus DNA contains the following:
- a CDS encoding response regulator: protein MADERPCVLVLDDEDRVRELLIEFFDEYDEFDLVGASSGEEALEVLSERCADVCVVDMRLPGIDGARFIELAAARGLCRRFLVHTGSVDFNLPQSLLDLGLVPADVFYKPVNASELADRMRQLLRS, encoded by the coding sequence ATGGCTGACGAGCGCCCCTGTGTGTTGGTTTTGGATGATGAAGACCGCGTGCGCGAGTTGCTCATCGAATTTTTCGATGAATACGACGAGTTTGATTTGGTTGGGGCGTCCTCTGGCGAAGAGGCCCTTGAGGTCTTGTCCGAGCGATGCGCGGACGTCTGTGTTGTGGATATGCGGTTGCCGGGCATTGACGGTGCGCGTTTCATCGAGCTTGCCGCTGCGCGTGGGCTGTGCCGCCGTTTTCTCGTACATACGGGCTCTGTGGACTTCAACCTTCCCCAAAGCCTGCTGGATCTCGGTCTGGTCCCGGCGGACGTCTTTTATAAGCCGGTGAACGCGAGCGAACTGGCCGACAGGATGCGCCAGTTGCTCAGAAGCTGA
- a CDS encoding nucleoside deaminase has translation MDGRECERMLSVALEEARAGRAEGGVPIGAALFGPGGELWGRGHNRRVQDGDPSLHAETAAFRAAGRRRSYRDTVMVTTLAPCWYCSGLIRQFGIGTVVVGESATFQGGIAWLRRNGIKVVDMKSAECRELLESFIKARPEVWNEDIGVE, from the coding sequence ATGGACGGACGCGAATGCGAACGGATGCTCTCCGTGGCTTTGGAAGAGGCGCGCGCGGGGCGAGCCGAAGGGGGCGTGCCCATCGGAGCGGCGCTGTTCGGCCCTGGTGGCGAGCTGTGGGGACGCGGGCACAACCGTCGGGTGCAGGACGGCGATCCGTCCCTGCACGCGGAAACCGCGGCCTTTCGCGCCGCGGGCAGGAGGAGAAGCTATCGCGACACGGTCATGGTCACCACGTTGGCTCCTTGCTGGTATTGCTCCGGACTCATCCGGCAGTTCGGCATCGGGACGGTGGTGGTGGGCGAAAGCGCCACGTTCCAGGGGGGCATCGCCTGGCTCAGGCGCAACGGAATCAAGGTAGTGGACATGAAGAGCGCCGAGTGCCGTGAGCTGCTTGAATCGTTCATCAAGGCCAGGCCGGAGGTTTGGAACGAGGACATCGGCGTGGAATAG
- a CDS encoding homoserine dehydrogenase yields the protein METLRLGLAGFGTVGSGLAQILHENREIILARTGRDIAITTVLVRDLSKKRAVQTGPETRFTANADDLLGPDVDVVVELMGGVDAARSLITRALDAGKHVVTANKHLLALHGPELSALAARKGLGLFYEASVAGGIPIVQTLREGLGANRIERLTGILNGTANYILSEMTTSHLDFATALKQAQDLGYAEADPTLDIEGFDTAHKLVVLIRLAYGRDFPLAKLPVRGITQVTGQDIEFAREFGYRIKLLAQAREVDGRIEAKVEPTLVKHTFLLARVGGNYNAVRVEGNAVGPIMLHGQGAGSLPTGSAVMADIMALCRGLAAPCASFDNTGFGNRPLPEADILPASEGVAMHYFRFTVSDRPGVLAAIAKTMAEHEISIAQAVQKGDQQAADVPIVFLTHCARASAVAKTIRAIDAMPFALRPTVHFPIL from the coding sequence ATGGAAACACTGCGCCTCGGTCTCGCCGGGTTCGGCACGGTCGGCTCAGGGCTTGCCCAGATTCTGCACGAGAACCGCGAGATCATTCTCGCCCGCACGGGGCGCGACATCGCCATCACCACCGTGCTCGTGCGCGATCTGTCCAAGAAGCGCGCCGTTCAGACCGGCCCCGAGACGCGGTTCACCGCCAACGCCGACGATCTGCTCGGTCCTGATGTCGATGTCGTGGTCGAACTCATGGGCGGGGTGGACGCGGCCAGAAGCCTCATCACGCGCGCGCTGGACGCAGGCAAACACGTGGTGACGGCGAACAAGCACCTGCTGGCCCTGCACGGACCGGAGCTTTCGGCCCTGGCCGCGCGCAAAGGCCTCGGCCTCTTTTATGAGGCCAGCGTGGCCGGGGGCATCCCCATCGTGCAGACCCTGCGCGAGGGCCTGGGCGCCAACCGCATCGAGCGGCTCACAGGCATCCTGAACGGCACGGCCAACTACATCCTCTCCGAGATGACCACCAGCCACCTGGACTTCGCCACGGCCCTCAAGCAGGCGCAAGACCTGGGCTACGCGGAGGCAGATCCCACGCTGGACATCGAGGGCTTCGACACCGCGCACAAACTTGTCGTGCTCATCCGCCTGGCCTACGGGAGGGACTTTCCGCTCGCCAAGCTGCCCGTGCGCGGCATCACTCAGGTCACCGGTCAGGACATCGAGTTCGCCCGCGAGTTCGGCTACCGCATCAAGCTGCTGGCGCAAGCCCGTGAAGTGGACGGCCGCATCGAGGCCAAGGTGGAGCCCACGCTGGTCAAGCACACCTTCCTGCTGGCGCGCGTGGGCGGCAACTACAACGCCGTGCGCGTGGAGGGCAACGCCGTGGGCCCCATCATGCTCCACGGCCAGGGTGCGGGGTCGCTGCCCACGGGAAGCGCCGTCATGGCCGACATCATGGCCCTGTGCCGGGGCCTTGCCGCCCCCTGCGCCAGCTTCGACAACACCGGCTTTGGCAACAGGCCCCTCCCAGAGGCGGACATCCTGCCCGCAAGCGAAGGCGTGGCCATGCACTACTTCCGCTTCACCGTCTCCGACCGCCCCGGCGTGCTCGCCGCCATCGCCAAGACCATGGCCGAGCACGAGATATCCATCGCCCAGGCCGTGCAGAAGGGCGACCAGCAAGCCGCCGACGTGCCCATCGTGTTCCTTACGCACTGCGCGCGCGCCAGCGCCGTGGCCAAGACCATCCGCGCCATCGACGCCATGCCCTTCGCCCTCAGGCCCACGGTGCATTTCCCCATCCTGTAG
- a CDS encoding aminotransferase class I/II-fold pyridoxal phosphate-dependent enzyme — translation MEQFPRVHRLPPYVFAQVNELKMKMRHQGADIVDLGMGNPDLPTPQHIVEKLLEAAQKPANHRYSASKGIKGLRLAIANWYLRRFGVELDHDQEVVVTMGAKEGLAHLALVMLSPGDVVFAPDPSYPIHPYAAIIAGADVRRIPMGKGRDFLEDLQIAVKQTWPKPKLLVVNYPHNPTTICADVPYFQKIVDFAKENGMYVINDLAYADFTFDGYVAPSFMQAKGAKDVAVEFFSLTKSYSMAGWRVGFCVGNRDMVQALTRIKSYLDYGIFQPIQIAACTALNGPQECVREIMDVHQDRRDALIEGLHRAGWEVEPPKATMFVWAEIPDEFKHLGSVEFSKLLLREAEVAVSPGLGFGNYGDDHVRFALVENRHRINQATRNLKKFFGK, via the coding sequence ATGGAGCAGTTTCCCAGAGTCCACAGACTACCGCCGTATGTGTTCGCCCAGGTCAACGAACTCAAAATGAAAATGCGCCACCAGGGCGCGGACATCGTCGATCTTGGCATGGGCAACCCCGACCTGCCCACCCCCCAGCACATCGTGGAGAAGCTGCTTGAGGCGGCGCAAAAGCCCGCCAACCACCGCTACAGCGCGTCCAAAGGCATCAAGGGCCTCAGGCTCGCCATCGCCAACTGGTATCTGCGCCGTTTCGGCGTGGAGCTTGACCACGACCAGGAAGTGGTGGTCACCATGGGCGCCAAGGAAGGCTTGGCCCATTTGGCGCTGGTCATGCTTTCCCCCGGCGACGTGGTGTTTGCTCCGGACCCCTCCTACCCCATCCACCCCTATGCGGCCATCATCGCAGGCGCCGACGTGCGCCGCATCCCCATGGGTAAGGGCCGTGATTTTCTTGAGGATCTCCAAATCGCCGTAAAGCAGACCTGGCCCAAGCCCAAGCTCCTTGTGGTCAACTATCCGCACAACCCCACCACAATTTGCGCGGATGTGCCCTATTTCCAGAAGATCGTGGACTTCGCCAAGGAAAACGGCATGTACGTCATAAACGACCTGGCGTACGCAGACTTCACCTTCGACGGCTACGTGGCTCCCAGCTTCATGCAGGCCAAAGGCGCCAAGGACGTTGCCGTCGAGTTCTTCTCGCTCACCAAAAGCTATTCCATGGCAGGCTGGCGCGTGGGCTTCTGCGTGGGCAACCGCGACATGGTCCAGGCCCTTACCCGCATCAAGAGTTACCTGGACTACGGCATCTTCCAGCCCATCCAAATCGCCGCGTGCACCGCGCTGAACGGCCCGCAGGAATGCGTGCGCGAGATCATGGACGTGCACCAGGACCGCCGCGACGCCCTCATCGAGGGATTGCACCGCGCCGGCTGGGAGGTGGAACCGCCCAAGGCCACCATGTTCGTATGGGCGGAAATTCCAGATGAATTCAAGCATCTCGGCAGTGTGGAATTCTCCAAGCTGCTCCTGCGCGAGGCGGAGGTGGCCGTGAGCCCAGGCCTTGGCTTCGGCAACTACGGCGACGACCATGTGCGCTTCGCCCTGGTGGAAAACCGCCACCGCATCAACCAGGCCACGAGAAACCTCAAGAAATTCTTCGGGAAATAG
- a CDS encoding PAS domain S-box protein has protein sequence MSPEERQWLDDNRNSIVLCYDAAFPPIEFRDEKGRFAGMGADIVSHIEALLGVTFVKKPTEDWNAFLKDLESGRVHLNAGMASTPERDVYAACTAPYIKLPLAIITSAKGFGGGPVDWRGLKGRRVAVVSGYMTESYVRRNSAGQFDVIAVGSVADGLRDVSFGVVDAFVDNLATASFYIERDALTNLRVAGDLDAVFPMSICVSRKYPLLLSALEKALARVPPEAVEASRKRWIPIADRGALSREAVRMLGLGGLFVGLLLVGLVGVSFFLKRSLKEKMRVLNAAQLELATQTERLNLAIDATGSGVWEYHPLTGEHYYSEQWYSMLGRKAGTLGTSLEGWKSLLHPEDCDAAVRAFEGYCASDGHGLYEAEFRLRCGDGDWRWVLGKGRAVAWDADGRPSRIIGLNMDIQKLKGVQEDLRRSEALVKGAFDQTFQLCALLDAQGAVVQLNRSATAFTGVSFEEVAGRPFWAARFWPDATEAENMLRRAMDVARAGGVARHEVSNYDRHGRVALIDFSLSPLLGDDGNVRFFIVEGRDVSDIRRAEAALKASEAKFKAIFNNAPVGIFRTTYSGRLLEANLRLAKIHGYASQSEMLAECKDVRAEIYANHKEREAFLAVLAAAPNGLRMELRLRRRNGEAFPAIINASLQHDAEGVPSFIDGVVEDITDRKRAEGALREKSALLEAQLNASLDGILVLDEAGRRLLTNSRFMEMFHMPQRILDDPDGGSLLTGLAKLAKNPEGFLARVGELHATPEAVVRDEIEMADGRLVDRFSGPVSGDDGSRYGRIWTFRDITERVRLERRLADQLGFQQALLDTLPYAVFYKGPDTRFVGCNRAYEQAFGVQREHFIGKRVLDLEYLPLEDRLAFQAEDEATIASIGLVRREKPIPFQDGTLHQTLYSVSGFRQTDGSPGGLIGVIVDITDRKMAEERFSLIFEMAPECIFFVRTADLVLLDTNAAFEVISGYRREEAVGRDMPSLGLWDDLAERTEFYLHLDADGEVKNFEFMLRRKDGSLRRALNSSRTVTIAGQACYISIIHDITDERRMQELLIQSEKMMSVGSLAAGIAHEINNPLGIVHQAVQNLMQRTNPELKRNIEAAQAIGLDMDLLQQYLKARKLDLFLQDIQAAAMRASGIIRNMLNFSRRSESKRGVCDLHNIVEQAVFLASSDYDLKKSYDFKRIEIVLDLAKDVPACMCTETELEQVLLNLLRNSAQAMATAGSPDPRITIRLRSVEGAVRIEVADNGPGMSAEVQHKVFEPFFTTKPPGVGTGLGLSVSYFIVTRGHGGRMWVESAPGEGACFVLELPAKQDGGAHG, from the coding sequence TTGAGCCCTGAGGAGCGGCAGTGGCTCGACGACAACCGCAATTCCATAGTGCTTTGCTACGATGCGGCTTTCCCGCCCATCGAATTTCGTGACGAGAAAGGCCGTTTTGCGGGCATGGGGGCGGATATCGTTTCCCATATCGAAGCCCTTCTGGGCGTCACTTTTGTAAAGAAGCCCACTGAGGACTGGAACGCTTTTCTCAAAGATCTGGAAAGCGGCCGCGTGCACCTGAACGCGGGCATGGCCAGCACGCCTGAACGCGATGTCTACGCCGCCTGCACCGCGCCCTATATCAAGTTGCCGCTGGCCATCATCACCTCGGCAAAAGGATTTGGCGGCGGACCGGTTGATTGGCGGGGGCTCAAGGGCCGCCGGGTGGCCGTGGTATCCGGCTACATGACCGAGAGCTATGTGCGCCGCAACTCCGCAGGGCAGTTCGATGTGATCGCGGTGGGCAGCGTGGCCGATGGGCTGCGCGACGTGTCCTTCGGCGTTGTGGACGCCTTTGTGGACAATCTGGCTACGGCGTCATTTTACATCGAGCGTGACGCCCTGACCAACCTCCGCGTGGCAGGCGACCTCGACGCCGTCTTCCCCATGAGCATCTGCGTCAGTCGCAAATATCCGTTGCTGTTGAGCGCGTTGGAAAAAGCCCTCGCCCGGGTTCCGCCGGAGGCCGTAGAGGCGTCCCGCAAGCGCTGGATTCCCATAGCGGACCGGGGCGCGTTGAGCAGAGAAGCCGTACGGATGTTGGGGCTGGGCGGGCTGTTCGTCGGTCTTTTGCTTGTAGGCTTGGTTGGTGTGAGCTTTTTCCTCAAGCGAAGCTTGAAGGAAAAGATGCGTGTTCTGAATGCGGCCCAACTGGAGCTTGCGACACAGACGGAGCGCCTGAACCTCGCCATTGACGCGACCGGGTCCGGAGTGTGGGAGTACCACCCGCTTACAGGGGAGCATTACTATTCCGAACAGTGGTATTCCATGCTTGGCCGCAAGGCCGGTACGCTGGGAACCTCCCTCGAAGGCTGGAAGAGCCTTCTGCATCCCGAGGACTGCGACGCGGCTGTGAGGGCCTTTGAAGGCTATTGCGCCTCTGATGGGCACGGCTTGTACGAAGCCGAATTCCGCTTGAGGTGTGGCGACGGCGACTGGCGTTGGGTGTTGGGCAAGGGCCGCGCTGTGGCCTGGGACGCCGATGGCCGCCCCAGCCGCATCATCGGACTGAACATGGACATCCAGAAGCTCAAGGGCGTGCAGGAGGATCTTCGCCGCAGCGAGGCGCTGGTCAAGGGCGCCTTCGATCAGACTTTTCAGCTATGCGCTCTCTTGGACGCCCAGGGGGCCGTGGTGCAGCTCAACCGCAGCGCCACGGCGTTCACGGGAGTCAGCTTCGAAGAAGTGGCCGGGCGGCCGTTTTGGGCCGCTCGTTTCTGGCCGGATGCCACCGAGGCCGAAAACATGTTGCGCCGGGCCATGGATGTGGCCCGCGCAGGCGGGGTGGCTCGGCACGAGGTCAGCAATTACGACCGCCACGGGCGTGTGGCCCTGATTGACTTCTCCCTTTCCCCGCTGCTGGGCGATGACGGCAATGTGCGCTTCTTTATTGTCGAAGGACGCGACGTGTCCGACATACGGCGCGCAGAGGCCGCGCTCAAGGCCAGCGAAGCCAAGTTCAAGGCGATTTTCAATAATGCTCCCGTGGGTATCTTCCGCACCACGTATTCCGGAAGGCTTTTGGAGGCGAATCTGCGTCTGGCGAAGATCCATGGCTACGCCAGCCAGTCTGAAATGCTGGCCGAATGCAAGGACGTGCGGGCAGAAATTTACGCCAACCACAAGGAGAGGGAAGCGTTCCTTGCGGTGCTTGCGGCAGCGCCTAACGGCTTGCGCATGGAGCTGCGCCTCCGGCGGCGAAACGGAGAGGCCTTCCCGGCCATCATCAACGCCTCGCTGCAGCATGACGCAGAGGGCGTGCCCTCATTCATCGATGGTGTTGTGGAGGACATCACCGACCGCAAGCGAGCCGAGGGAGCCTTGCGTGAAAAATCGGCCTTGCTGGAGGCCCAACTCAACGCGAGCCTCGACGGCATTTTGGTGTTGGACGAGGCGGGGCGCAGACTGCTGACCAACAGCCGCTTCATGGAAATGTTCCACATGCCGCAACGGATTTTGGATGATCCAGACGGGGGCTCGCTTCTGACTGGCTTGGCGAAGTTGGCCAAGAACCCTGAAGGGTTCTTGGCCCGCGTGGGCGAATTGCACGCAACCCCGGAAGCCGTGGTCCGAGATGAGATTGAAATGGCCGATGGGAGGCTTGTGGACCGCTTTTCCGGTCCAGTTTCAGGGGATGACGGCAGTCGTTATGGGCGTATCTGGACGTTTCGCGACATAACCGAACGTGTGCGTCTTGAGCGTCGGTTGGCCGATCAGCTTGGTTTCCAGCAGGCGCTTTTGGACACGCTGCCCTATGCTGTGTTTTACAAAGGTCCGGATACGCGCTTTGTGGGCTGCAACCGTGCCTACGAGCAGGCCTTCGGCGTGCAGCGGGAGCATTTCATCGGCAAGCGCGTGCTTGATCTGGAATATCTGCCCCTGGAGGACCGTTTGGCTTTCCAGGCCGAGGATGAGGCCACCATCGCCAGCATCGGGCTTGTACGGAGGGAGAAGCCCATTCCCTTCCAGGACGGCACGTTGCACCAGACCTTGTATTCCGTGAGCGGTTTCCGGCAGACCGACGGCTCCCCAGGCGGCCTCATCGGCGTCATCGTGGACATCACCGACCGCAAGATGGCCGAGGAGCGTTTCTCCCTCATCTTTGAAATGGCTCCAGAGTGCATTTTTTTCGTGCGCACAGCGGATTTGGTCCTCCTCGACACCAACGCCGCCTTCGAGGTCATATCCGGATACCGGCGCGAAGAGGCTGTGGGCAGGGACATGCCTTCGCTGGGCCTGTGGGACGATTTGGCGGAGCGCACCGAGTTCTACCTTCATCTTGACGCTGATGGCGAAGTGAAGAATTTCGAGTTCATGTTGCGCCGCAAGGACGGCAGTTTGCGCCGTGCGCTTAATTCGTCCCGCACCGTCACCATCGCGGGGCAGGCCTGCTACATAAGCATTATTCACGACATTACTGACGAACGCCGTATGCAGGAACTGCTGATCCAATCCGAAAAAATGATGTCCGTGGGCAGCCTCGCCGCAGGCATCGCACACGAAATCAACAATCCGTTGGGCATCGTGCACCAGGCCGTGCAAAACCTTATGCAGCGCACCAATCCGGAATTGAAACGGAATATCGAGGCGGCGCAGGCCATCGGGCTGGATATGGATTTGCTGCAGCAATACCTGAAGGCCCGCAAGCTCGATTTGTTTTTGCAGGATATTCAGGCTGCGGCCATGCGAGCTTCTGGGATTATCCGGAACATGCTCAATTTCAGCCGCCGCAGCGAGTCCAAGCGGGGCGTCTGCGATCTGCACAACATTGTGGAGCAGGCCGTATTCCTGGCTTCGTCCGATTACGACCTGAAGAAGTCCTATGACTTCAAGCGGATCGAGATTGTCTTGGATCTGGCTAAGGACGTGCCCGCCTGCATGTGTACGGAAACCGAGCTTGAGCAAGTCCTGTTGAATCTGTTGCGCAATTCGGCTCAAGCCATGGCGACGGCAGGTTCGCCCGACCCGCGCATCACCATCCGCTTGCGATCCGTGGAGGGAGCGGTACGCATTGAGGTGGCCGACAATGGTCCGGGCATGAGCGCTGAGGTGCAGCACAAGGTCTTTGAACCGTTTTTCACCACCAAGCCGCCGGGGGTGGGCACGGGCCTGGGCCTGTCCGTGTCGTATTTCATCGTAACCAGGGGGCATGGCGGCCGCATGTGGGTGGAGTCCGCTCCAGGCGAGGGGGCGTGCTTTGTTCTGGAATTGCCTGCCAAGCAGGACGGAGGCGCGCATGGCTGA
- a CDS encoding tyrosine-type recombinase/integrase: MAEKWTRVEKGIRYREHPTRKHGVAPDKYFVLRFTVDGQKRQEPLGWASEGITLDKARIELSKLREAKRTGAGERTLSERRAKHEAERQAKEAAKLEAERTAMTVGQFWQERYWPAQDYKAKGSRVTEQGLWRLWIAPAMQDKPLAQLSAFDVERVKSAMLKAGRAAASVKYALAVVGQIWTLAVRDGFASGPCPAKLVTLPKKDNRRQRYLSAEESHLLLAELKKRTPTSHDMALCALDMGLRFGEIAGLTWQDVDLERKQILIRDPKARTNRVAFLTARTLRMLKKRKADATGQLVFPGRGGVLMDRISHVFRHVADELFNQGVNDPRQRVCFHTLRHTFASWLVEAGTSLYAVKELMGHADFDMTQRYSHLSPEGLRAAIGVLEQHATPVESAKVVHLRGAE, translated from the coding sequence ATGGCCGAGAAATGGACCCGCGTTGAAAAGGGCATCCGCTACCGGGAGCACCCCACGCGGAAGCATGGCGTTGCCCCAGACAAGTATTTCGTGCTGCGTTTCACCGTTGACGGCCAGAAGAGGCAAGAGCCATTGGGCTGGGCATCCGAGGGCATTACCTTGGACAAGGCCCGTATAGAGCTTTCAAAGCTACGCGAAGCAAAGCGGACAGGCGCGGGAGAGCGCACCTTGTCCGAGCGCCGGGCCAAGCATGAAGCCGAGCGTCAGGCGAAAGAGGCTGCCAAACTGGAAGCCGAGCGCACCGCTATGACCGTGGGTCAGTTCTGGCAGGAACGCTACTGGCCCGCACAGGATTACAAGGCCAAGGGCAGCCGCGTGACGGAACAGGGGCTTTGGCGCTTGTGGATTGCTCCGGCCATGCAGGACAAGCCGCTGGCGCAGTTGAGCGCCTTTGACGTTGAGCGCGTGAAGTCCGCCATGCTCAAGGCGGGAAGGGCCGCTGCCTCCGTCAAGTATGCCCTGGCCGTGGTGGGCCAAATCTGGACCCTGGCCGTGCGAGACGGCTTCGCATCCGGCCCTTGCCCGGCCAAGCTTGTGACGCTGCCCAAGAAAGACAACCGCCGCCAACGCTACCTGTCTGCCGAGGAATCGCACTTGCTGTTGGCGGAACTCAAGAAACGCACTCCGACTTCTCACGATATGGCCCTGTGCGCCCTGGATATGGGCCTACGCTTCGGAGAGATCGCTGGGCTCACATGGCAGGACGTTGACCTTGAGCGCAAGCAAATCCTTATCCGCGACCCCAAGGCCCGGACCAACCGCGTAGCCTTTCTGACTGCCCGCACCCTGCGCATGTTGAAGAAGCGCAAGGCGGATGCCACAGGGCAACTTGTGTTCCCTGGCCGAGGCGGCGTCCTTATGGACCGCATTTCCCATGTGTTCCGGCACGTGGCGGATGAGCTTTTCAACCAAGGCGTGAATGACCCTAGGCAGCGCGTGTGCTTCCACACGCTGCGCCATACTTTTGCAAGTTGGCTGGTGGAAGCCGGGACAAGCCTGTACGCCGTCAAGGAACTCATGGGCCATGCAGACTTTGATATGACGCAACGCTACTCGCATCTTTCGCCGGAAGGTCTGCGGGCTGCAATCGGGGTGCTTGAGCAACATGCCACGCCCGTTGAGTCTGCCAAGGTGGTGCATCTGCGGGGGGCGGAGTAG
- a CDS encoding DUF3987 domain-containing protein, translating into MTYAISTFRAVIEAAGLRPGEIMADGTLHRCPVDGKPNAKDGAYVLHVDAPASGWWQNYRTGDADTWTAKEERRLSPAERQALQARIEEDRRAREAETVTRHAEARKKALYVLAKAQDCTAHPYLERKGARACHGLKVGEDGRLLVPVLSPADGKAMSLQTIAADGGKLFLSGGCTKGGYFAIKGNAGPLYIAEGLATGLSIHEATKQTVLCAFNAGNLEAVATHARQKYPDRELVLCADDDHATPGNPGLSKATAAALDVGAFLAVPSFKEPAGRTDFNDLHQAEGLDVVRAQLAGASKPVAVAEAPIEPVSFDALNVPDVDPALLPPILGEFCGAVAEGLQVPFELVLINALSCVAVAGQRKFKVQVRPDYTEPVNIYALAALPPGERKSATAEACKRPLIDWETEAQEEARESIRNTLSERKTLEKAIEAKRAKAGNAKTAEDRRALIDEIRALEAELPEVPAAPRLLIDDVTPEAIPAFMERQQERAGIIEAEGGLFDILAGRYSKGVPNLDAVLKLWSGEAVHVDRRSGQNIVLHDPALTICLSPQPDIVRGLADKPGFRGRGLLGRFLFLLPKSRVGSREVEPQPISQAVQARYAAKVRGLLALPWALGSDGKPVPYLLQIAPDAYREWADFHRDVEAELRPGGELELIADWGGKLHGAAARLVGLLHLVEHDAPHLHPIGLGTMQQALGLAAVLTEHAKAAFALMGADPDIECAKHILAWIVDRHVDAFQAREAFQAVKGRYSKMELVKAGLSILEERAYIFPAQVPAREPGKAGRSPSPGYSVNPLAFGGAQ; encoded by the coding sequence ATGACATATGCCATTTCCACCTTCCGCGCCGTCATCGAGGCGGCGGGCCTGCGCCCCGGCGAGATCATGGCGGACGGGACATTGCACCGCTGCCCGGTGGACGGCAAGCCCAACGCCAAAGACGGGGCCTATGTGCTCCATGTGGACGCCCCGGCCTCCGGCTGGTGGCAGAACTACCGCACAGGCGATGCGGACACCTGGACCGCCAAGGAAGAGCGGAGATTGAGCCCTGCGGAGCGGCAAGCACTCCAGGCGCGTATCGAGGAGGACCGCCGCGCCCGTGAAGCCGAGACTGTCACGCGCCATGCCGAGGCCCGCAAAAAGGCCCTGTACGTGCTCGCCAAGGCCCAGGATTGCACGGCGCACCCCTATCTTGAGCGCAAAGGCGCACGTGCCTGCCACGGCCTCAAGGTGGGCGAGGATGGCCGCTTGCTTGTGCCCGTGCTTTCGCCTGCGGACGGCAAGGCCATGAGCCTGCAAACCATCGCGGCGGACGGCGGCAAGTTGTTCCTCTCTGGTGGATGCACCAAGGGCGGCTACTTCGCTATTAAGGGCAACGCAGGACCGCTCTACATTGCCGAGGGATTGGCAACGGGCTTGAGCATCCATGAAGCCACGAAGCAAACGGTCCTCTGCGCCTTTAACGCCGGGAACCTTGAAGCTGTGGCGACTCATGCCCGCCAGAAGTACCCGGACCGGGAACTAGTGCTTTGCGCAGACGATGATCACGCCACGCCCGGCAACCCCGGCTTGAGCAAGGCGACTGCGGCGGCCCTGGACGTGGGGGCATTTCTGGCCGTGCCGAGTTTCAAGGAACCTGCCGGGCGTACCGACTTCAACGATCTGCACCAAGCCGAGGGCCTGGACGTGGTGCGGGCTCAACTGGCCGGAGCATCCAAGCCTGTGGCCGTGGCAGAGGCCCCCATAGAGCCTGTGAGCTTCGATGCGCTGAATGTGCCGGACGTTGACCCTGCCTTGCTGCCCCCGATCTTGGGGGAGTTCTGCGGAGCTGTTGCCGAGGGCCTGCAAGTGCCCTTTGAGTTGGTGCTTATCAATGCCTTGTCCTGTGTGGCCGTGGCTGGGCAGCGCAAGTTCAAGGTGCAGGTGCGCCCGGACTACACGGAGCCCGTCAACATTTATGCCCTGGCGGCATTGCCCCCTGGCGAACGCAAGAGCGCCACGGCGGAAGCCTGCAAGCGCCCGCTCATTGATTGGGAGACAGAAGCCCAGGAAGAGGCGCGGGAGAGCATCCGAAACACCCTGAGCGAACGCAAGACGCTGGAAAAGGCCATTGAAGCCAAGCGGGCCAAAGCAGGCAACGCCAAGACGGCAGAGGACCGCCGCGCCCTTATAGATGAAATCAGGGCGCTTGAAGCGGAGTTGCCCGAAGTGCCAGCCGCGCCCCGACTGCTGATTGATGACGTGACGCCGGAAGCAATCCCGGCATTCATGGAACGCCAGCAAGAGCGGGCGGGCATCATCGAAGCCGAGGGCGGTCTGTTCGACATTCTGGCTGGGCGCTATTCCAAGGGAGTGCCGAACCTGGACGCCGTGCTGAAACTCTGGTCCGGCGAAGCGGTTCACGTTGACCGCCGGAGCGGGCAAAACATCGTGCTCCATGACCCAGCGTTGACCATCTGCCTTTCCCCTCAGCCGGACATTGTGCGGGGCCTGGCGGACAAGCCGGGATTCCGGGGCCGTGGCCTCTTGGGGCGCTTCCTGTTCCTGTTGCCCAAAAGCCGCGTAGGTAGCCGAGAGGTGGAGCCCCAGCCCATTTCCCAGGCCGTGCAAGCCCGATACGCGGCCAAGGTGCGCGGGCTTCTGGCCCTGCCGTGGGCGCTGGGCTCTGACGGCAAGCCCGTGCCCTACCTCTTGCAGATTGCGCCGGATGCCTACCGGGAGTGGGCGGACTTCCATCGTGACGTTGAAGCGGAACTGCGCCCCGGTGGAGAGCTTGAGCTGATTGCCGATTGGGGCGGCAAGTTGCACGGGGCCGCTGCCCGGCTTGTTGGGCTTCTGCATCTTGTGGAGCATGACGCCCCGCACCTGCACCCTATCGGCCTGGGCACCATGCAACAGGCGCTTGGCCTCGCGGCGGTCCTCACGGAACACGCCAAGGCTGCTTTTGCCCTCATGGGGGCGGACCCGGACATTGAATGCGCAAAGCATATCCTGGCCTGGATTGTGGACCGACACGTTGACGCATTCCAGGCACGGGAAGCCTTCCAGGCGGTGAAGGGCCGCTACTCCAAAATGGAGTTGGTCAAGGCTGGGCTCTCCATCTTGGAGGAACGGGCGTACATCTTCCCGGCCCAGGTGCCAGCGCGTGAACCGGGCAAGGCTGGCCGCTCCCCTTCACCTGGCTACAGCGTCAACCCCCTGGCCTTCGGGGGTGCCCAATGA